In the Triticum aestivum cultivar Chinese Spring chromosome 2B, IWGSC CS RefSeq v2.1, whole genome shotgun sequence genome, tttggtcaagtagtccaattacccccccccccctccctctaaACATACTTTCGATCTTACACTATCGCCCTAAGCAAAGACATGGCCGATAAATAattatcgcccttagcataaatcatggccgatacataattatcgccatGAGAAATACAAATggtcgatggagtgttgacatcgtccttagaacaaacagaTGCAAACTATTTTTCAGCAttcaagctttgccgaaaaacatgggggcatgtgttgacactagATTTTGGCATGGTACGAAATGCAGTTAAGATGATCTCAAATCGAGAAGCGATCTACATGAAAAAGTTCGGTATTGTCGAcacgaacatctttgaagtttggtcGATCGGCATcggatctcatctcgaaggccgaagtggtgctcgaaatactgagattttgtatccagAGCACTGTTTGGCCGATTACGCGGCCTCAAATGAGAAATCTTTGTACACGAATTGTCTTCGTTCGTCAAAACGGTCGGTTTGGATATAAAAGTCATCttaatttgagatcgtatgtaaaAATTAGAGCCATTTAAATACGGCCCTATCACGAGGAAAAACTTGCTCGCCCCATCAGACATGGTGTCTGATGGGTGGCGCAAATGACAGTCCGTTTTGCGCGAGCGATTCGGTCCTGAAGATGGCCTCGAatcaaaaaaatgttcaacatggaagttgttcgtctcgttgaaAAGGTTAAATTTGCTTCTTACAAGATTTTGATCTGAGGTTGTTCACTACCCCAAAAATGAACCACAAAGTGCAGTCAATTTTtagaccgaacagttttggaaagttcagatTAAGCAGTCCGAATGGAACCCAaattagggttttggacgtgaattataacttttccttgcatgggaagtccagccgcctcttatatacatGAGGGGTGACCCGATTGAAACACAACACACAATCGTAAAACCCATCTACAAAGTTTCATCTCCTACCCTAGTTTTCTGCTTCTCGTTCATCGGAGTTATTCACTTCGAAGAGCTTCGATCTACGAAGTCATAGGGGCgggcgaatcgacctagggcagcccatcacCGCCGTGCGTCCAGACAGGGTCTCTCCCGGTCGCGTGGGGTTTCGGATCTTCAAAAGAgctcgccggattgtcttgcgtatcgcgcttccGGTGAGCCTCCTTCGGCGAcgtgtcttgcgtatcgcgctcgACGCCGAGGgtacggtgacgtgttcgtgtgcgaacagcaACCAGCGAAATGGAGTGATCCGTGCATTCAACAGGGGTTCGATTAGTGGGCGGAAGACTGGTAGGTAAGGAGGTCCCGGACGTACGAGATCTATGGTCCCTGTGAAAACGCTTGACCCCAGAGAAGAAGTGCGGTAGTACAAGGCAACTGCACCTCCTCGCGTCCGCACATGGCCGGCCGATGCCGTTACGTACGGAGCAGCATGGGGGCATCTCCATGCGTGGTGGGACATCATCATTCATTCATCAATCGCTTCGGCCATCACCACATGAAAACAAAGAAGAGTTTGGCGGTTCAGGCGCTGCGCGTCCACGGCGTCCGCAACCGCGCCGAACAATATCTCCGTCGGCCCAGCCCCCCGCCACGGCGTCTCTCTCTGTCTTTCTTCAGGTTTCGTGCAGCAATTGGGCGTCGGCACAGCGCCTGTCACGCGACGACGAGGACACGAGCTGCCGAACGAGCGAGTCCGCGTGAGTGTGTTGGGTCGGAAAAGAAGAGCGAGCGGGTGTTCTATTTACAGAAGATCACAGGATGAATGAGCGCCAGGTAGGTAACGCCGGCTGCATATTTTATGGCCGGCGGCCGGCTGACTGACGCGGATGCGCGACCCTTGTTGGCGAGCCGTCGGCGGCACCTCCAATTTGGAATGTATTCAGGCATTTTCTATGTGCTGTGCTGACTGACCACACGGGCCATCCGACCAATTATGCGTTTCGTAGCAGCAGCGGTTTGCGAGAGGGCTTGCTCACGCTGTTTCTTCTGACTCCAGCACAAAACCACAAGTGGTAGTTGCGCCTCTGAAAACTCCAAGCTATGGACGTAAGCTGTTCCGGCTCAAAAAACAGAGATAAAAGACCCACGAAACCAGGGTCAAAACATGGCCTGCCACTGGGTTGGTAAATATGAACACACATTTCCACCGCAAAAGGCGAGCGATCAAGCAGATAGAATCAGCGTCCCTGTCACGTCCCAGTAAGCAACAGCTATAAACAACAGCAACACGAGGAGCTCGTCAGCTCTGGAGACCGGAGGACGCAGGCCAACAGCGTCAAACTGTGCTGCGTCCACGGAACTTCGCCATCCCGATCCGTTAGGCGGGTCGTACTCCGACGCTAAATCAATGTAGCGCCCATGCTCACGGGACCAAATTTCTTCTTAGAAAACACACAGCGCCAATCATCTTTCGAGGAACAGGCGGCAACTCAGACACGGGTCACTCGGCCAGCTAGCCAAGACAGCGACCCGAGATTATGATAGCTGTGCGACGTACCGCCGGTCTGGAGCTTGTCCTCGGAGCCGAAACCTATCACCAGCATTGCACGAACCCTTGCTGCCAAGGTTCGGCTGGCATTCCTGATCTTTGGTTCATGTGTTGCATCAGGAACCAGTAGTCGAGACAGCCTATGTCGATCGGCCACAAAGGGGGGCCCACTAGTTATGACAGCCAGACAGCTTAATGTTGAATGAATTCTTGAGTGCAACCATGGTATACCACACTGGCATGCATTGGTTCACGATTGCTGTGTTAGTGATCATGACCACACCGCAGCTATTGCAGTGACCCAGTCACTGGGAGCAGCAGCTTCCATATGGGTTACATCAGGTAaacactccctctgtaaactaatataagaaatTTTAGATCAGTGAtttaaaaacgtcttatattagtttacatagGTCGTAGTAAGTGTTAAATGGTGTGAGTGCCTGAGCTACAAAACGGTAGAAACGGACCAACTGGAGCAGGAGAAACCGGGAAACATTTTGGCGAAACAAGTCACGCTAGATCATAAAACGGAACAAGGGGGATTTGGACTCCAAACATCAAGTAAAAAAAGACATGGTTTGGCTATCCAACATTCCCCTATAACCTCGCAAAGCCAAGCCGGCATTACCATATTACCACCCTAACATACATCCTGTACACAGCTACAACTCGACACCACACATAACTGAGCAGCAATCCATGTCCTCTCCTAAGATAACCTGGATGCTCCTCCCAACTGATGTTAGTGACCAGCCATCTAAACTTCCATCACTCGCAGTCGCAGACCACATATGTATATTCACAGAACCGAGCCAAAAGCCGGCCGTTATTTACACATGATCATCGCGCCCCATCCGTATAGGGCTGCTCTGTTCTCGACGCCCGAATCAAGAACAGAGACGACGAGGTGAAAGACAAACCAAGCATACTTTCTGCATTTCACCATATCAGTGCTGCATTTACCTAGCCAAGCTCGTGACTGCGTCGCATGACCAAAGAGTCACCGAGCCATACTCGTAGCTGCGCCGCCTGGTCCGGCTCGGCAGCCACCGCCCCCTTGTCGCTGTTCACGCAAGTAACCTAGCAAAGTCTCGGCCTGCAAATCACACAACTGAACATATAAGTGGCTTGGAACTCAGGAACGATTTTCAGCTTGAGCTAAATTAAATACAAGGCAGGCATGGAGTGAGATCCCTCTTTTTGTCAGACTAGTTCATGACAAAGTAGACAGACTCTAGTGGCAAAGTTTAAGTTTCAGTGGGAGAtttcagtgggaaatctcaagcaCATGGTTTCGCACGGAATTTTAAGTTTCCTCGTTTTCTAGTGACACCGAGCATCGTTTACGAGCAAAAGAACTGTAGTTTTGACCTGGAGGCCTCTCTGAGCTGTAGGGGAGAGCGCACTCATCCTCCTGTACTTCCAAGGTTTAGCAGATCTTGGACTGTGGACTGTACTTAAGAAGTGTGAAATTAAACAAGTGCATATCTCGACCAAGAGAACTGAATCTACAAGTCAACACCTGCTTGATCAGTACTAACATGACGAATTACGCGTTGATTTGGGTCTTTTTGAAGACCAGGTAGAAGAAATCTACCAAAACTCAAGTACACGCACGCTGTCATTCTACCGGTCCAGAGTTAATATACTTTTCAGTACCGTCAATCGGACTTCAATCAAACTCTAACTGACGAATTCGTTGCGCACTGTTCAGTACAATGACAGTCGCATCAAAAGCTCAAACCTTAGACTGACAAGTTAAACATTGATAATCGCCAATTGTTATGACTAGAATAAAATTAAGCAAATCACATACAATTTTAGCATAAGATTTGCAAGGGGATTAGAACGTATATACCTTGTGCTTGGCACGAGCAGAGCCGGACTGTGAGAGCGCAACAAGTGGTGGGATGGCCCCTTCTCGAACGAGGAGCGCACGGTTGCTGGAGCACTCGGAGCACAGCTGCAGCAGAGCCACCACGGCGAACTCCTTCTCCCTCGCAGGGCCGTCCTCGATGGTCTCTACCAGTGCAGGTATCCCACCGGCTTCCACCACAGCGTCGCGGCCCTCGGCTATGCTGGCGAGGCTGGCAAGGACCACCATTGCCTTCTCCGACGTCCCGGTGCCGCGCTCGCCGATGAGGTGCACGAGCGGCACGACGGCTCCAGCGCTGACGGCACGCTCCTTGTTCCGGCGCGCCGAGCAGAGACGGTAGAGCGTGGTGAGCGCGTCCTTCTTTCCCCGGGTGGAGCCCGCGGAGAGCAGCGCGACGAGCGGCGCGACGGCGCCACACGCGCCGATGGTGGCACGGTTCTCCTCGATGCCCGACAAGCTGAGCAGCGCGCACGCGGCATTCTGCTTGGCGGAGGCTGTGCCGGTCCGCAGCGCGTAGACGAGCGGCTTGATGGCGCCAGCCGCCGTGATGGCCGAACGGTTCCGCTCCTCCAGGGACAGGTTGAGCAGCGCCGTCACCGCGTTCTCCTGCGCCACCGGGTCGGTGCTCCGCAGCAGCGGCACCAGCGCCGGGATCGCCCCGGACACGCCGACCAGCTCGCGGATGTCGGAACGGTGCTTGGCCAGCAGCCTTATCCTGGCCGCCGCCGTGCGCCGCGCATCGGGGGCGGCGTCGGGCCCCAGCGCCTGCACGCACGCCAGCACGAACGGCTCCACGCGGTCCAGCGGCGCCGCGTCGGCCGACAGATCCATGGACTCGAGATCATTCAGATCCacggcggcgaggtccggcgcgTCGGATCTGGGCGTGGCGGCCGCGGCGGCCAGCCGCTCGAGCTCCCCGGAGATGTCGGAGTTGAAGCTGGAGTAGTCGGAGAAGTCGCGGGACAGCTCGAGCATCTCCGTGGCCGCCGCGTTGGCGGAGGAGGACTTGGCGACGGCCGCCGGGTGCGCGGGGCCCGCGGTGGCCGCCAGCTCGCTGAGGCGGAAGTCGATGACGGAGTCGGTGAGGTTCTCAATGTCCGAGTCCCCCTCGTCGGCGGCGCGCAGGCGCGAGCTGGGCCCCGGGGGCGAGTCCGGGTGCAGCAGCGCGGAGCGGATGGTGCGCATGGAGTGGCCCGGGCGGCGCGGCGCGCAGGGCCTCTGCTTGGGCGAGAGGATCTGGGAGCCGGCGAGCGAGACCATGGCTGGCAGGCACGGCCTCTGCTGGGGCGGAGTGATGATGAAGGGAGGGTGGTGTGGTGTGTTGGTGGTTGGGCTGGGAGACGTCCTACCCCCCCTACCAATGTGTACACCCACTACAGAGTCACAGAGAGACGTATAGGATGATGCCCGTGCGCAGACACAGTTCACCCACTACGCGCGCACCGGGGAACGACGGAATGGGGAGCCGgtagtgttggggatatacataacaggtaggcccacgaagggtcgaaatatcatgaaacgtggggtccacacaacatgtgggttcaggtcaatttcatacagacacactgtcCACTCGGACAagtagcatactatccactcgaccaagcaacataccatccactcggatgacagttcaccactcgaccgtacgactcactcggatatacgaagaccagcaggcagcaaagcagtcgacatctttctaatagtgaaggcttaatagtgggctgtcattatagcattcataccccactttgtaacataggaggtgaggaggtggcgcactctatataagccaccccccaccactagacttggggggctttttcttccacctctctctcttttcaccattagtctcaggacttagctcaggcatggggatccgttcctcgcttacacacacattgtaatctccggatatatactcagataaaaacaaagcctctccggagcacgagacgtagggtcgttatctccatcgtgagaggcccgaactcgctaaaaccactgtgtcacccatatgcatctcgatagatcatgctccgttatcctacccctattctactgtcagacttagaaccacgacagttggcgcccaccttggggcatggcgtctatcgaacCATGGTGCAAATGGTTTCTTCATCAATTTTTGGCAGCAGATCGACGACGATCGCATGAGAGATTGGTTGCTAGAATTCTGGCCATCACGCCATGCATGCAAAGAAAAGGATTAGGGAAGTATCCATTTTATCTAGTCCTTCTTTGAAGTAATTGTCTAACAATGGGTTGATCTTTTCCTCCTGTAGGATCAGGCATCACCCATGCGTGATCAATCAGAAGGAGAAGAAGCGGCGAAAGGGACAACTCGCTCCATTCTGATCGCTGGTTCTGCTCCGAGACGATGAAGCGGCGCCATCTACGGCCTCGTCTACGACGCTGCCGCGCGAACATCAGTGCCGTCCACCCGTCGTCTCCGACTCCATTTACGACGCCGACGTCGCGCTTCCACGCATTGATGTCGACGCCGTCCGCCGATCGTCGTCTCCGGCCTCGATGCCGTCCTCGAACCTCTCACACTCGACGGCCTCGTCCTCTGGTCAGCTGCACGTCGATGGTCTTCACAGCGGACGGAGGCACGCCGCAACGACGATTACCTCCGCCTGCTACCAATGCACGGCGCTCCGAGCGATCAGGTCCCTGCATTATACCTTACGTTTCTAGTTTAACACGCACAATAACTAGCTATACCCCACGTCATGCGTAGAGTTAACTGCCTTCATTTTTGCATGCATGGAGCAACTAGCTATACCCCACATCATGCGTGGAGTAAACGCGTTCAGTTTCGCATGCATGGAGTAGTAACTCCCTGGCGCTGCACGGGGGCGCAGCGAAGGGCCACCGTTGACTGCACAGACACACGATG is a window encoding:
- the LOC123044402 gene encoding U-box domain-containing protein 4 gives rise to the protein MVSLAGSQILSPKQRPCAPRRPGHSMRTIRSALLHPDSPPGPSSRLRAADEGDSDIENLTDSVIDFRLSELAATAGPAHPAAVAKSSSANAAATEMLELSRDFSDYSSFNSDISGELERLAAAAATPRSDAPDLAAVDLNDLESMDLSADAAPLDRVEPFVLACVQALGPDAAPDARRTAAARIRLLAKHRSDIRELVGVSGAIPALVPLLRSTDPVAQENAVTALLNLSLEERNRSAITAAGAIKPLVYALRTGTASAKQNAACALLSLSGIEENRATIGACGAVAPLVALLSAGSTRGKKDALTTLYRLCSARRNKERAVSAGAVVPLVHLIGERGTGTSEKAMVVLASLASIAEGRDAVVEAGGIPALVETIEDGPAREKEFAVVALLQLCSECSSNRALLVREGAIPPLVALSQSGSARAKHKAETLLGYLREQRQGGGGCRAGPGGAATSMAR